A window of the Chlorocebus sabaeus isolate Y175 chromosome 8, mChlSab1.0.hap1, whole genome shotgun sequence genome harbors these coding sequences:
- the ZFP41 gene encoding zinc finger protein 41 homolog, producing MEKPAGRKKKTPTPREEADVQKGILREEKVSGDRKPPERPTVPRKPRTEPRLSPEDEEHIFEAFDASFKDDFEGVPVFIPFQRKKPYECSECGRMFKHKTDHIRHQRVHTGEKPFQCVQCGKAFRHSSDVTKHQRTHTGEKPFKCGECGKAFNCGSNLLKHQKTHTGEKPYECTDCGKAFAYSSCLIRHRKRHPRKKP from the coding sequence ATGGAGAAGCCTGCAGGCAGAAAAAAGAAGACGCCGACCCCGAGGGAGGAAGCAGATGTGCAGAAGGGCATACTCAGAGAGGAGAAGGTGTCCGGGGACAGAAAGCCACCCGAGAGGCCCACTGTGCCCAGGAAACCCCGCACAGAGCCCCGCCTGAGTCCTGAAGACGAAGAGCACATCTTTGAAGCCTTCGACGCTTCATTTAAAGATGACTTTGAGGGGGTTCCcgtgttcattccttttcagagGAAGAAACCCTATGAGTGCAGTGAGTGTGGGCGGATGTTTAAGCACAAGACAGACCACATTCGCCATCAGAGGGTCCACACGGGAGAGAAGCCCTTCCAGTGTGTGCAGTGCGGGAAAGCCTTCCGGCACAGCTCCGACGTCACTAAACACCAGAGGACTCACACGGGAGAGAAGCCCTTCAAATGCGGGGAGTGCGGGAAAGCCTTTAACTGCGGCTCCAATCTCCTGAAACATCAGAAGACGCACACCGGGGAGAAGCCCTACGAGTGCACGGACTGTGGGAAAGCCTTTGCATACAGCTCCTGTCTCATCCGCCATCGGAAACGCCACCCTCGGAAGAAGCCCTGA